One genomic segment of Tripterygium wilfordii isolate XIE 37 chromosome 9, ASM1340144v1, whole genome shotgun sequence includes these proteins:
- the LOC120005979 gene encoding uncharacterized protein LOC120005979, which produces MTVSQYTKKYEELYKYGKKYAPDDESKAEKYRDGLLPSICRMVIASRVRTYDETVDMALELEREERNFRQYWDVQKGRKVQQLMVVEEVDQGKGSGPRDGKIVCCKCGKEGHKKSQCPIMGVRCYGCGMVGHRKYEYPQGGRASEQSQAPGLPPPAPTPALPSTVPSRGRGRGGAKQQTALTHGRAYALGHHEASEHPNFIEVIDCVCRFGSVALKADLYVLDFKDFDVIFGVDWLTKHHALMDFWERKVTLNVPEGGVIQLHGSKGVPCPHFMDNPLYQNCRITSLITSAPRSDVATPTRVVEEYMDVFPDELPGLPPKREIDFTIELHPNVKPISIPPYRMAPAELKELMTQLEELQYLGFIRPSVPPWGAPVLFVKKKYGSLRMCIDYRQLNKVMKSMRNT; this is translated from the exons ATGACAGTGTCACAATATACCAAGAAGTATGAGGAGTTGTACAAGTATGGGAAGAAGTATGCTCCAGATGATGAGAGCAAAGCTGAGAAATACCGAGATGGTCTACTTCCGAGCATTTGCAGAatggtgattgcttctagggtgCGAACTTATGATGAGACGGTGGATATGGCACTAGAGTTAGAGCGAGAAGAGCGCAACTTCCGCCAATATTGGGATGTGCAGAAGGGTCGCAAAGTTCAACAATTAATGGTAGTGGAGGAG GTTGATCAAGGCAAAGGTTCGGGGCCAAGGGATGGTAAGATTGTGTGTTGCAAGTGCGGCAAGGAGGGCCATAAGAAGAGTCAGTGCCCTATTATGGGAGTCAGgtgttatgggtgtggtatgGTTGGTCATAGGAAATATGAGTACCCACAAGGTGGTAGAGCTTCAGAGCAGTCACAGGCACCAGGTTTGCCACCACCAGCTCCTACTccagctcttccttctactgttCCGTCAAGAGGAAGGGGGCGGGGTGGGGCTAAGCAGCAGACAGCATTGACTCATGGAAGAGCATATGCATTAGGACACCATGAAGCATCTGagcatcctaacttcattgaag TTATTGATTGTGTGTGCCGGTTTGGTAGTGTAGCTCTAAAGGCTGATTTGTAtgtcttagacttcaaggattttgatgtaatctttGGAGTAGATTGGTTAACCAAGCATCATGCATTGATGGACTTTTGGGAAAGGAAAGTCACTCTTAATGTACCAGAAGGAGGGGTGATACAGTTACACGGGTCGAAGGGTGTtccatgtcctcacttcatggacaatcctttatatcaaaattgtagGATCACGAGTTTGATTACGTCGGCACCTAGGAGTGATGTAGCTACTCCGACCCGTGTGGTAGAGgagtacatggatgtatttcCAGATGAATTACCCGGATTACCACcgaagagggagattgattttACTATTGAATTGCATCcaaatgttaagccaatttcgattccaCCATATCGAATGGCTCCGGCCGAATTGAAGGAGTTAATGactcagttggaagagttgcaatacttggggtttattagaccAAGTGTGCCTCCATGGGGAGCACCAGTATTGTTTGTAAAGAAGAAATATGGCTCGTTGAGGATGTGTATAGATTATCGGCAATTGAATAAGGTTATg AAGAGCAtgaggaacacttga